A genomic region of Bactrocera dorsalis isolate Fly_Bdor chromosome 3, ASM2337382v1, whole genome shotgun sequence contains the following coding sequences:
- the LOC105222890 gene encoding amphiphysin isoform X6, with the protein MAENKGIMLAKSVQKHAGRAKEKILQNLGKVDRTADDIFDDHLNNFNRQQTNANRLQKEFNNYIRCIRAAQTASKSLMDAISEIYEPHWVGYDALQAQTGAAESLWQDFAHKLADQVLIPLNTYTGQFPEMKKKVDKRNRKLIDYDGQRHSFQSLQANANKRKDDVKLTKGREQLEEARRTYEILNTELHDELPALYDSRILFLVTNLQTLFATEQVFHNETAKIYSELEAIVDKLATDSQRGSNTLRKQTSKFMESTAFSAPSPTKTSPFKQMNNTNTTNNSNYQNQITTNGSSNVNSHATTSDLPAGVLYRVKATYGYVKEDVDELSFEVGDIIRVIEYDDPEDQFFISNLQEEGWLMGQKEGTNEKGLFPANFTRPI; encoded by the exons attttgcaaaatttgggCAAAGTCGACCGGACTGCCGATGATATTTTCGACGATCATTTAAATAACTTCAATCGCCAACAAACTAATGCCAACAGATTACAAAAGGAGTTCAACAACTACATCAGATGTATTCGTG CCGCTCAAACCGCTTCCAAGTCGCTGATGGATGCAATTTCCGAAATCTATGAACCGCACTGGGTCGGCTATGATGCATTGCAGGCACAGACTGGCGCTGCCGAAAGTCTTTGGCAAGACTTCGCCCATAAATTGGCAGATCAAGTATTGATTCCGTTGAATACATACACTGGACAATTTCCGGAAATGAAA aaaaaagtGGATAAACGCAATAGAAAGCTGATTGACTATGATGGCCAACGCCATTCATTCCAAAGTCTTCAGGCCAATGCTAACAAGCGCAAGGATGATGTCAAG CTCACGAAAGGACGCGAGCAGCTGGAGGAAGCTCGTCGCACCTATGAAATTCTCAATACCGAGTTGCATGATGAGTTGCCCGCCTTATATGACTCAAGAATATTGTTTTTGGTCACCAACTTGCAGACGCTCTTTGCAACGGAACAAGTGTTTCACAATGAAACGGCTAAG ATCTACTCCGAACTGGAGGCGATTGTGGACAAATTAGCAACGGATTCTCAACGCGGCTCGAATACGCTACGAAAGCAAACTAGTAAATTTATGGAAA GCACTGCCTTTTCCGCTCCAAGCCCCACAAAGACGTCGCCATTCAAGCAAATGAACAACACAAACACCACCAATAACAGTAACTATCAAAATCAGATCACCACAAATGGCTCCAGTAATGTCAACAGTC ATGCCACCACATCGGATTTGCCAGCGGGTGTGCTTTACCGTGTCAAGGCCACCTATGGCTATGTGAAGGAGGATGTCGATGAGCTCAGCTTTGAGGTTGGCGATATAATACGCGTTATTGAATACGACGATCCAGAGGATCAG ttttttatttccaatttgcAGGAGGAAGGCTGGCTGATGGGACAAAAGGAGGGCACAAACGAGAAGGGTCTGTTCCCAGCCAACTTTACACGACCCATCTAG
- the LOC105222890 gene encoding amphiphysin isoform X4, whose product MAENKGIMLAKSVQKHAGRAKEKILQNLGKVDRTADDIFDDHLNNFNRQQTNANRLQKEFNNYIRCIRAAQTASKSLMDAISEIYEPHWVGYDALQAQTGAAESLWQDFAHKLADQVLIPLNTYTGQFPEMKKKVDKRNRKLIDYDGQRHSFQSLQANANKRKDDVKLTKGREQLEEARRTYEILNTELHDELPALYDSRILFLVTNLQTLFATEQVFHNETAKIYSELEAIVDKLATDSQRGSNTLRKQTSKFMESTAFSAPSPTKTSPFKQMNNTNTTNNSNYQNQITTNGSSNVNSPSSTSTSSSHQTSRLDSVSPTPESTPENLKAADNTAAAANVSSPSTGPASTPGSSPLIGTITPPPYQSAATDLLANATRAATLNNSNSNGGVEQRPVATPDSPNANTTLPPAAAGLNDSAAAAGAKPNAAIEVAVNNKENDVSNASATTTAPNTTNTDEGSSSSNTARKSLKLTPEQLNGNANGNISENAAAPQSANADANVNVNANASTAAATAAPQAAATPTPTATDVNNGNATDETNKKSGDATTSDLPAGVLYRVKATYGYVKEDVDELSFEVGDIIRVIEYDDPEDQEEGWLMGQKEGTNEKGLFPANFTRPI is encoded by the exons attttgcaaaatttgggCAAAGTCGACCGGACTGCCGATGATATTTTCGACGATCATTTAAATAACTTCAATCGCCAACAAACTAATGCCAACAGATTACAAAAGGAGTTCAACAACTACATCAGATGTATTCGTG CCGCTCAAACCGCTTCCAAGTCGCTGATGGATGCAATTTCCGAAATCTATGAACCGCACTGGGTCGGCTATGATGCATTGCAGGCACAGACTGGCGCTGCCGAAAGTCTTTGGCAAGACTTCGCCCATAAATTGGCAGATCAAGTATTGATTCCGTTGAATACATACACTGGACAATTTCCGGAAATGAAA aaaaaagtGGATAAACGCAATAGAAAGCTGATTGACTATGATGGCCAACGCCATTCATTCCAAAGTCTTCAGGCCAATGCTAACAAGCGCAAGGATGATGTCAAG CTCACGAAAGGACGCGAGCAGCTGGAGGAAGCTCGTCGCACCTATGAAATTCTCAATACCGAGTTGCATGATGAGTTGCCCGCCTTATATGACTCAAGAATATTGTTTTTGGTCACCAACTTGCAGACGCTCTTTGCAACGGAACAAGTGTTTCACAATGAAACGGCTAAG ATCTACTCCGAACTGGAGGCGATTGTGGACAAATTAGCAACGGATTCTCAACGCGGCTCGAATACGCTACGAAAGCAAACTAGTAAATTTATGGAAA GCACTGCCTTTTCCGCTCCAAGCCCCACAAAGACGTCGCCATTCAAGCAAATGAACAACACAAACACCACCAATAACAGTAACTATCAAAATCAGATCACCACAAATGGCTCCAGTAATGTCAACAGTC CATCATCCACATCCACAAGCTCCTCACATCAAACATCCAGGCTTGACTCAGTTTCTCCAACACCAGAATCGACACCGGAAAATTTGAAAGCCGCCGACAACACTGCTGCAGCCGCCAACGTCTCAAGCCCCAGCACCGGCCCCGCATCGACGCCGGGCAGTAGCCCCCTAATCGGCACCATAACGCCACCTCCATATCAGAGTGCCGCAACTGATCTGCTTGCAAATGCTACGCGTGCAGCGACGCtcaataacagcaacagcaatggcGGTGTTGAACAACGTCCAGTTGCCACGCCGGATAGTCCCAATGCGAATACAACGCTCCCCCCGGCTGCGGCCGGTCTAAACGACAGCGCTGCTGCTGCGGGAGCCAAGCCCAACGCTGCGATTGAAGTGGCAGTCAACAACAAGGAAAACGATGTCTCGAATgcgtcagcaacaacaacagcgccaaACACAACGAACACAGACgaaggcagcagcagcagcaacacagCAAGGAAATCTTTGAAGCTCACACCGGAACAGCTAAATGGCAATGCTAATGGCAACATCAGTGAAAATGCCGCGGCGCCGCAATCAGCCAACGCCGACGCCAATGTCAATGTCAATGCGAACGCCAGCACAGCTGCCGCAACGGCAGCGCCACAAGCAGCAGCAACGCCGACGCCAACAGCGACCGATGTGAACAACGGCAATGCGACGGATGAGACGAATAAGAAATCAGGAG ATGCCACCACATCGGATTTGCCAGCGGGTGTGCTTTACCGTGTCAAGGCCACCTATGGCTATGTGAAGGAGGATGTCGATGAGCTCAGCTTTGAGGTTGGCGATATAATACGCGTTATTGAATACGACGATCCAGAGGATCAG GAGGAAGGCTGGCTGATGGGACAAAAGGAGGGCACAAACGAGAAGGGTCTGTTCCCAGCCAACTTTACACGACCCATCTAG
- the LOC105222890 gene encoding amphiphysin isoform X5: MAENKGIMLAKSVQKHAGRAKEKILQNLGKVDRTADDIFDDHLNNFNRQQTNANRLQKEFNNYIRCIRAAQTASKSLMDAISEIYEPHWVGYDALQAQTGAAESLWQDFAHKLADQVLIPLNTYTGQFPEMKKKVDKRNRKLIDYDGQRHSFQSLQANANKRKDDVKLTKGREQLEEARRTYEILNTELHDELPALYDSRILFLVTNLQTLFATEQVFHNETAKIYSELEAIVDKLATDSQRGSNTLRKQTSKFMESTAFSAPSPTKTSPFKQMNNTNTTNNSNYQNQITTNGSSNVNSQSTPENLKAADNTAAAANVSSPSTGPASTPGSSPLIGTITPPPYQSAATDLLANATRAATLNNSNSNGGVEQRPVATPDSPNANTTLPPAAAGLNDSAAAAGAKPNAAIEVAVNNKENDVSNASATTTAPNTTNTDEGSSSSNTARKSLKLTPEQLNGNANGNISENAAAPQSANADANVNVNANASTAAATAAPQAAATPTPTATDVNNGNATDETNKKSGDATTSDLPAGVLYRVKATYGYVKEDVDELSFEVGDIIRVIEYDDPEDQFFISNLQEEGWLMGQKEGTNEKGLFPANFTRPI, translated from the exons attttgcaaaatttgggCAAAGTCGACCGGACTGCCGATGATATTTTCGACGATCATTTAAATAACTTCAATCGCCAACAAACTAATGCCAACAGATTACAAAAGGAGTTCAACAACTACATCAGATGTATTCGTG CCGCTCAAACCGCTTCCAAGTCGCTGATGGATGCAATTTCCGAAATCTATGAACCGCACTGGGTCGGCTATGATGCATTGCAGGCACAGACTGGCGCTGCCGAAAGTCTTTGGCAAGACTTCGCCCATAAATTGGCAGATCAAGTATTGATTCCGTTGAATACATACACTGGACAATTTCCGGAAATGAAA aaaaaagtGGATAAACGCAATAGAAAGCTGATTGACTATGATGGCCAACGCCATTCATTCCAAAGTCTTCAGGCCAATGCTAACAAGCGCAAGGATGATGTCAAG CTCACGAAAGGACGCGAGCAGCTGGAGGAAGCTCGTCGCACCTATGAAATTCTCAATACCGAGTTGCATGATGAGTTGCCCGCCTTATATGACTCAAGAATATTGTTTTTGGTCACCAACTTGCAGACGCTCTTTGCAACGGAACAAGTGTTTCACAATGAAACGGCTAAG ATCTACTCCGAACTGGAGGCGATTGTGGACAAATTAGCAACGGATTCTCAACGCGGCTCGAATACGCTACGAAAGCAAACTAGTAAATTTATGGAAA GCACTGCCTTTTCCGCTCCAAGCCCCACAAAGACGTCGCCATTCAAGCAAATGAACAACACAAACACCACCAATAACAGTAACTATCAAAATCAGATCACCACAAATGGCTCCAGTAATGTCAACAGTC AATCGACACCGGAAAATTTGAAAGCCGCCGACAACACTGCTGCAGCCGCCAACGTCTCAAGCCCCAGCACCGGCCCCGCATCGACGCCGGGCAGTAGCCCCCTAATCGGCACCATAACGCCACCTCCATATCAGAGTGCCGCAACTGATCTGCTTGCAAATGCTACGCGTGCAGCGACGCtcaataacagcaacagcaatggcGGTGTTGAACAACGTCCAGTTGCCACGCCGGATAGTCCCAATGCGAATACAACGCTCCCCCCGGCTGCGGCCGGTCTAAACGACAGCGCTGCTGCTGCGGGAGCCAAGCCCAACGCTGCGATTGAAGTGGCAGTCAACAACAAGGAAAACGATGTCTCGAATgcgtcagcaacaacaacagcgccaaACACAACGAACACAGACgaaggcagcagcagcagcaacacagCAAGGAAATCTTTGAAGCTCACACCGGAACAGCTAAATGGCAATGCTAATGGCAACATCAGTGAAAATGCCGCGGCGCCGCAATCAGCCAACGCCGACGCCAATGTCAATGTCAATGCGAACGCCAGCACAGCTGCCGCAACGGCAGCGCCACAAGCAGCAGCAACGCCGACGCCAACAGCGACCGATGTGAACAACGGCAATGCGACGGATGAGACGAATAAGAAATCAGGAG ATGCCACCACATCGGATTTGCCAGCGGGTGTGCTTTACCGTGTCAAGGCCACCTATGGCTATGTGAAGGAGGATGTCGATGAGCTCAGCTTTGAGGTTGGCGATATAATACGCGTTATTGAATACGACGATCCAGAGGATCAG ttttttatttccaatttgcAGGAGGAAGGCTGGCTGATGGGACAAAAGGAGGGCACAAACGAGAAGGGTCTGTTCCCAGCCAACTTTACACGACCCATCTAG
- the LOC105222890 gene encoding amphiphysin isoform X3, whose protein sequence is MDDFEFPPTYFEFISSSYVAGRILQNLGKVDRTADDIFDDHLNNFNRQQTNANRLQKEFNNYIRCIRAAQTASKSLMDAISEIYEPHWVGYDALQAQTGAAESLWQDFAHKLADQVLIPLNTYTGQFPEMKKKVDKRNRKLIDYDGQRHSFQSLQANANKRKDDVKLTKGREQLEEARRTYEILNTELHDELPALYDSRILFLVTNLQTLFATEQVFHNETAKIYSELEAIVDKLATDSQRGSNTLRKQTSKFMESTAFSAPSPTKTSPFKQMNNTNTTNNSNYQNQITTNGSSNVNSPSSTSTSSSHQTSRLDSVSPTPESTPENLKAADNTAAAANVSSPSTGPASTPGSSPLIGTITPPPYQSAATDLLANATRAATLNNSNSNGGVEQRPVATPDSPNANTTLPPAAAGLNDSAAAAGAKPNAAIEVAVNNKENDVSNASATTTAPNTTNTDEGSSSSNTARKSLKLTPEQLNGNANGNISENAAAPQSANADANVNVNANASTAAATAAPQAAATPTPTATDVNNGNATDETNKKSGDATTSDLPAGVLYRVKATYGYVKEDVDELSFEVGDIIRVIEYDDPEDQFFISNLQEEGWLMGQKEGTNEKGLFPANFTRPI, encoded by the exons attttgcaaaatttgggCAAAGTCGACCGGACTGCCGATGATATTTTCGACGATCATTTAAATAACTTCAATCGCCAACAAACTAATGCCAACAGATTACAAAAGGAGTTCAACAACTACATCAGATGTATTCGTG CCGCTCAAACCGCTTCCAAGTCGCTGATGGATGCAATTTCCGAAATCTATGAACCGCACTGGGTCGGCTATGATGCATTGCAGGCACAGACTGGCGCTGCCGAAAGTCTTTGGCAAGACTTCGCCCATAAATTGGCAGATCAAGTATTGATTCCGTTGAATACATACACTGGACAATTTCCGGAAATGAAA aaaaaagtGGATAAACGCAATAGAAAGCTGATTGACTATGATGGCCAACGCCATTCATTCCAAAGTCTTCAGGCCAATGCTAACAAGCGCAAGGATGATGTCAAG CTCACGAAAGGACGCGAGCAGCTGGAGGAAGCTCGTCGCACCTATGAAATTCTCAATACCGAGTTGCATGATGAGTTGCCCGCCTTATATGACTCAAGAATATTGTTTTTGGTCACCAACTTGCAGACGCTCTTTGCAACGGAACAAGTGTTTCACAATGAAACGGCTAAG ATCTACTCCGAACTGGAGGCGATTGTGGACAAATTAGCAACGGATTCTCAACGCGGCTCGAATACGCTACGAAAGCAAACTAGTAAATTTATGGAAA GCACTGCCTTTTCCGCTCCAAGCCCCACAAAGACGTCGCCATTCAAGCAAATGAACAACACAAACACCACCAATAACAGTAACTATCAAAATCAGATCACCACAAATGGCTCCAGTAATGTCAACAGTC CATCATCCACATCCACAAGCTCCTCACATCAAACATCCAGGCTTGACTCAGTTTCTCCAACACCAGAATCGACACCGGAAAATTTGAAAGCCGCCGACAACACTGCTGCAGCCGCCAACGTCTCAAGCCCCAGCACCGGCCCCGCATCGACGCCGGGCAGTAGCCCCCTAATCGGCACCATAACGCCACCTCCATATCAGAGTGCCGCAACTGATCTGCTTGCAAATGCTACGCGTGCAGCGACGCtcaataacagcaacagcaatggcGGTGTTGAACAACGTCCAGTTGCCACGCCGGATAGTCCCAATGCGAATACAACGCTCCCCCCGGCTGCGGCCGGTCTAAACGACAGCGCTGCTGCTGCGGGAGCCAAGCCCAACGCTGCGATTGAAGTGGCAGTCAACAACAAGGAAAACGATGTCTCGAATgcgtcagcaacaacaacagcgccaaACACAACGAACACAGACgaaggcagcagcagcagcaacacagCAAGGAAATCTTTGAAGCTCACACCGGAACAGCTAAATGGCAATGCTAATGGCAACATCAGTGAAAATGCCGCGGCGCCGCAATCAGCCAACGCCGACGCCAATGTCAATGTCAATGCGAACGCCAGCACAGCTGCCGCAACGGCAGCGCCACAAGCAGCAGCAACGCCGACGCCAACAGCGACCGATGTGAACAACGGCAATGCGACGGATGAGACGAATAAGAAATCAGGAG ATGCCACCACATCGGATTTGCCAGCGGGTGTGCTTTACCGTGTCAAGGCCACCTATGGCTATGTGAAGGAGGATGTCGATGAGCTCAGCTTTGAGGTTGGCGATATAATACGCGTTATTGAATACGACGATCCAGAGGATCAG ttttttatttccaatttgcAGGAGGAAGGCTGGCTGATGGGACAAAAGGAGGGCACAAACGAGAAGGGTCTGTTCCCAGCCAACTTTACACGACCCATCTAG
- the LOC105222890 gene encoding amphiphysin isoform X2 encodes MAENKGIMLAKSVQKHAGRAKEKILQNLGKVDRTADDIFDDHLNNFNRQQTNANRLQKEFNNYIRCIRAAQTASKSLMDAISEIYEPHWVGYDALQAQTGAAESLWQDFAHKLADQVLIPLNTYTGQFPEMKKKVDKRNRKLIDYDGQRHSFQSLQANANKRKDDVKLTKGREQLEEARRTYEILNTELHDELPALYDSRILFLVTNLQTLFATEQVFHNETAKIYSELEAIVDKLATDSQRGSNTLRKQTSKFMESTAFSAPSPTKTSPFKQMNNTNTTNNSNYQNQITTNGSSNVNSPSSTSTSSSHQTSRLDSVSPTPESTPENLKAADNTAAAANVSSPSTGPASTPGSSPLIGTITPPPYQSAATDLLANATRAATLNNSNSNGGVEQRPVATPDSPNANTTLPPAAAGLNDSAAAAGAKPNAAIEVAVNNKENDVSNASATTTAPNTTNTDEGSSSSNTARKSLKLTPEQLNGNANGNISENAAAPQSANADANVNVNANASTAAATAAPQAAATPTPTATDVNNGNATDETNKKSGDATTSDLPAGVLYRVKATYGYVKEDVDELSFEVGDIIRVIEYDDPEDQFFISNLQEEGWLMGQKEGTNEKGLFPANFTRPI; translated from the exons attttgcaaaatttgggCAAAGTCGACCGGACTGCCGATGATATTTTCGACGATCATTTAAATAACTTCAATCGCCAACAAACTAATGCCAACAGATTACAAAAGGAGTTCAACAACTACATCAGATGTATTCGTG CCGCTCAAACCGCTTCCAAGTCGCTGATGGATGCAATTTCCGAAATCTATGAACCGCACTGGGTCGGCTATGATGCATTGCAGGCACAGACTGGCGCTGCCGAAAGTCTTTGGCAAGACTTCGCCCATAAATTGGCAGATCAAGTATTGATTCCGTTGAATACATACACTGGACAATTTCCGGAAATGAAA aaaaaagtGGATAAACGCAATAGAAAGCTGATTGACTATGATGGCCAACGCCATTCATTCCAAAGTCTTCAGGCCAATGCTAACAAGCGCAAGGATGATGTCAAG CTCACGAAAGGACGCGAGCAGCTGGAGGAAGCTCGTCGCACCTATGAAATTCTCAATACCGAGTTGCATGATGAGTTGCCCGCCTTATATGACTCAAGAATATTGTTTTTGGTCACCAACTTGCAGACGCTCTTTGCAACGGAACAAGTGTTTCACAATGAAACGGCTAAG ATCTACTCCGAACTGGAGGCGATTGTGGACAAATTAGCAACGGATTCTCAACGCGGCTCGAATACGCTACGAAAGCAAACTAGTAAATTTATGGAAA GCACTGCCTTTTCCGCTCCAAGCCCCACAAAGACGTCGCCATTCAAGCAAATGAACAACACAAACACCACCAATAACAGTAACTATCAAAATCAGATCACCACAAATGGCTCCAGTAATGTCAACAGTC CATCATCCACATCCACAAGCTCCTCACATCAAACATCCAGGCTTGACTCAGTTTCTCCAACACCAGAATCGACACCGGAAAATTTGAAAGCCGCCGACAACACTGCTGCAGCCGCCAACGTCTCAAGCCCCAGCACCGGCCCCGCATCGACGCCGGGCAGTAGCCCCCTAATCGGCACCATAACGCCACCTCCATATCAGAGTGCCGCAACTGATCTGCTTGCAAATGCTACGCGTGCAGCGACGCtcaataacagcaacagcaatggcGGTGTTGAACAACGTCCAGTTGCCACGCCGGATAGTCCCAATGCGAATACAACGCTCCCCCCGGCTGCGGCCGGTCTAAACGACAGCGCTGCTGCTGCGGGAGCCAAGCCCAACGCTGCGATTGAAGTGGCAGTCAACAACAAGGAAAACGATGTCTCGAATgcgtcagcaacaacaacagcgccaaACACAACGAACACAGACgaaggcagcagcagcagcaacacagCAAGGAAATCTTTGAAGCTCACACCGGAACAGCTAAATGGCAATGCTAATGGCAACATCAGTGAAAATGCCGCGGCGCCGCAATCAGCCAACGCCGACGCCAATGTCAATGTCAATGCGAACGCCAGCACAGCTGCCGCAACGGCAGCGCCACAAGCAGCAGCAACGCCGACGCCAACAGCGACCGATGTGAACAACGGCAATGCGACGGATGAGACGAATAAGAAATCAGGAG ATGCCACCACATCGGATTTGCCAGCGGGTGTGCTTTACCGTGTCAAGGCCACCTATGGCTATGTGAAGGAGGATGTCGATGAGCTCAGCTTTGAGGTTGGCGATATAATACGCGTTATTGAATACGACGATCCAGAGGATCAG ttttttatttccaatttgcAGGAGGAAGGCTGGCTGATGGGACAAAAGGAGGGCACAAACGAGAAGGGTCTGTTCCCAGCCAACTTTACACGACCCATCTAG
- the LOC105222890 gene encoding myc box-dependent-interacting protein 1 isoform X1 has protein sequence MAENKGIMLAKSVQKHAGRAKEKILQNLGKVDRTADDIFDDHLNNFNRQQTNANRLQKEFNNYIRCIRAAQTASKSLMDAISEIYEPHWVGYDALQAQTGAAESLWQDFAHKLADQVLIPLNTYTGQFPEMKKKVDKRNRKLIDYDGQRHSFQSLQANANKRKDDVKLTKGREQLEEARRTYEILNTELHDELPALYDSRILFLVTNLQTLFATEQVFHNETAKIYSELEAIVDKLATDSQRGSNTLRKQTSKFMESTAFSAPSPTKTSPFKQMNNTNTTNNSNYQNQITTNGSSNVNSPSSTSTSSSHQTSRLDSVSPTPESTPENLKAADNTAAAANVSSPSTGPASTPGSSPLIGTITPPPYQSAATDLLANATRAATLNNSNSNGGVEQRPVATPDSPNANTTLPPAAAGLNDSAAAAGAKPNAAIEVAVNNKENDVSNASATTTAPNTTNTDEGSSSSNTARKSLKLTPEQLNGNANGNISENAAAPQSANADANVNVNANASTAAATAAPQAAATPTPTATDVNNGNATDETNKKSGGKVIQKSPKRHKAQLLNPLNLIRKSRAAASNKSESVVVVEKRAPTNDLNIIDNVATTDKNVDEPNLNIEKSQKVAAPVSKNPFEDDEQIYEIPTDATTSDLPAGVLYRVKATYGYVKEDVDELSFEVGDIIRVIEYDDPEDQEEGWLMGQKEGTNEKGLFPANFTRPI, from the exons attttgcaaaatttgggCAAAGTCGACCGGACTGCCGATGATATTTTCGACGATCATTTAAATAACTTCAATCGCCAACAAACTAATGCCAACAGATTACAAAAGGAGTTCAACAACTACATCAGATGTATTCGTG CCGCTCAAACCGCTTCCAAGTCGCTGATGGATGCAATTTCCGAAATCTATGAACCGCACTGGGTCGGCTATGATGCATTGCAGGCACAGACTGGCGCTGCCGAAAGTCTTTGGCAAGACTTCGCCCATAAATTGGCAGATCAAGTATTGATTCCGTTGAATACATACACTGGACAATTTCCGGAAATGAAA aaaaaagtGGATAAACGCAATAGAAAGCTGATTGACTATGATGGCCAACGCCATTCATTCCAAAGTCTTCAGGCCAATGCTAACAAGCGCAAGGATGATGTCAAG CTCACGAAAGGACGCGAGCAGCTGGAGGAAGCTCGTCGCACCTATGAAATTCTCAATACCGAGTTGCATGATGAGTTGCCCGCCTTATATGACTCAAGAATATTGTTTTTGGTCACCAACTTGCAGACGCTCTTTGCAACGGAACAAGTGTTTCACAATGAAACGGCTAAG ATCTACTCCGAACTGGAGGCGATTGTGGACAAATTAGCAACGGATTCTCAACGCGGCTCGAATACGCTACGAAAGCAAACTAGTAAATTTATGGAAA GCACTGCCTTTTCCGCTCCAAGCCCCACAAAGACGTCGCCATTCAAGCAAATGAACAACACAAACACCACCAATAACAGTAACTATCAAAATCAGATCACCACAAATGGCTCCAGTAATGTCAACAGTC CATCATCCACATCCACAAGCTCCTCACATCAAACATCCAGGCTTGACTCAGTTTCTCCAACACCAGAATCGACACCGGAAAATTTGAAAGCCGCCGACAACACTGCTGCAGCCGCCAACGTCTCAAGCCCCAGCACCGGCCCCGCATCGACGCCGGGCAGTAGCCCCCTAATCGGCACCATAACGCCACCTCCATATCAGAGTGCCGCAACTGATCTGCTTGCAAATGCTACGCGTGCAGCGACGCtcaataacagcaacagcaatggcGGTGTTGAACAACGTCCAGTTGCCACGCCGGATAGTCCCAATGCGAATACAACGCTCCCCCCGGCTGCGGCCGGTCTAAACGACAGCGCTGCTGCTGCGGGAGCCAAGCCCAACGCTGCGATTGAAGTGGCAGTCAACAACAAGGAAAACGATGTCTCGAATgcgtcagcaacaacaacagcgccaaACACAACGAACACAGACgaaggcagcagcagcagcaacacagCAAGGAAATCTTTGAAGCTCACACCGGAACAGCTAAATGGCAATGCTAATGGCAACATCAGTGAAAATGCCGCGGCGCCGCAATCAGCCAACGCCGACGCCAATGTCAATGTCAATGCGAACGCCAGCACAGCTGCCGCAACGGCAGCGCCACAAGCAGCAGCAACGCCGACGCCAACAGCGACCGATGTGAACAACGGCAATGCGACGGATGAGACGAATAAGAAATCAGGAGGTAAAGTCATACAAAAGTCACCAAAAAGACACAAAGCACAGTTATTGAACCCATTGAATTTGATTCGTAAATCACGCGCTGCCGCGTCCAATAAAAGcgaaagtgttgttgttgttgaaaagcGTGCCCCTACCAATGACCTTAATATTATTGATAATGTAGCTACAACAGACAAAAATGTTGATGAGCCAAATctcaatattgaaaaaagtcaaAAGGTAGCCGCGCCGGTTAGTAAAAATCCTTTCGAAGATGATGAACAAATCTACGAGATACCAACCG ATGCCACCACATCGGATTTGCCAGCGGGTGTGCTTTACCGTGTCAAGGCCACCTATGGCTATGTGAAGGAGGATGTCGATGAGCTCAGCTTTGAGGTTGGCGATATAATACGCGTTATTGAATACGACGATCCAGAGGATCAG GAGGAAGGCTGGCTGATGGGACAAAAGGAGGGCACAAACGAGAAGGGTCTGTTCCCAGCCAACTTTACACGACCCATCTAG